CAAACATAATTCGGAATTGCTTGAGCTTCTAAAGGATAAAACCCTCATACCTGTTTGTCCCGAGGTCGAGGGGGGCTTGCCCATTCCAAGACCACCTGCCGAAATCAAGGGCAGGGGTGTATTTCGAAAAAATGGGGAGGATGTGAGCGAAGCATTTCAAAAAGGCGCATCACGCTGCAAGGAGAGATCCGTTGCCGCACATGTGAGTCAGGCCATCCTAAAAAGTCGAAGTCCTGCCTGTG
The genomic region above belongs to Candidatus Neomarinimicrobiota bacterium and contains:
- a CDS encoding DUF523 domain-containing protein is translated as MDNNRDNPILISACLTGEACRFDGQGKHNSELLELLKDKTLIPVCPEVEGGLPIPRPPAEIKGRGVFRKNGEDVSEAFQKGASRCKERSVAAHVSQAILKSRSPACGCGKIYDGSFSKTLIDGDGIFTQHLKSAGIECISDEEFLSNNS